In one Nocardia tengchongensis genomic region, the following are encoded:
- a CDS encoding DUF937 domain-containing protein: MTSFDDLLSNVPVAQIAEQLGVDEATAKTAIDAAVPVLLGGFQAQAGNPEVGLNLENEVANQPLGLLDGGVDINQVDVSNGSQIVDQTFGAEKNTVISALGNVGGSNISQDLMSKLLPMLAPIVLAYLGKKMLGGGGTTAQPSAAGGGGIGDILGSLLGGATGGQGGGGLADVLGKAMGQNAGGVLGSVLGGLLGKK; this comes from the coding sequence ATGACTTCCTTCGATGACCTGCTCTCCAATGTTCCAGTCGCCCAGATCGCCGAACAGCTCGGCGTCGACGAGGCGACCGCGAAGACCGCGATCGACGCGGCCGTCCCCGTACTGCTCGGCGGTTTCCAGGCACAGGCCGGCAACCCCGAGGTCGGTCTGAATCTGGAGAACGAAGTCGCCAACCAGCCGCTCGGTCTGCTCGACGGTGGCGTCGATATCAACCAGGTGGATGTCTCCAACGGCAGCCAGATCGTCGACCAGACCTTCGGCGCCGAAAAGAACACGGTGATCAGCGCTCTCGGCAATGTCGGCGGCAGCAACATCAGCCAAGACCTGATGAGCAAGCTGCTCCCGATGCTCGCCCCGATCGTGCTCGCCTACCTCGGCAAGAAGATGCTCGGCGGTGGCGGCACGACCGCCCAGCCCAGCGCGGCCGGCGGGGGCGGCATCGGCGATATCCTCGGCAGCCTGCTCGGCGGGGCCACCGGCGGACAGGGCGGCGGCGGTCTGGCCGACGTGCTGGGCAAGGCCATGGGCCAGAACGCGGGTGGCGTACTCGGCAGCGTCCTGGGCGGTCTACTGGGAAAGAAGTAA
- a CDS encoding acyl-ACP desaturase — protein MAKDLTQLELLTELEPVAAENVNRHLSLAKEWHPHDYVPWDEGRNFAAMGGIDWDPEQSRLSELAKAAMITNLLTEDNLPSYHREIAENFSQDGAWGTWVGRWTAEENRHGIAMRDYLVVTRGVDPVALEQARMIHMTNGFASPTEQLEATGSAGFLHSVAYVTFQELATRVSHRNTGRVCDDPIADRMLQRIAADENLHMIFYRNLCSAALDLSPDQALDAITMILENFQMPGAGMPNFRRNGVLMAKHGIYDLRQHLEEVVNPVLKKWRIFERDDFTVRGEETRERLGLFLERLGKDVIKFEEQRDKMLAREAAKRDKDLAAANA, from the coding sequence ATGGCAAAGGATCTGACTCAACTCGAGCTGCTGACGGAGTTGGAGCCGGTTGCCGCAGAGAACGTCAACCGCCACCTCTCCCTGGCCAAGGAATGGCACCCGCACGACTACGTGCCGTGGGACGAGGGCCGCAACTTCGCCGCCATGGGCGGCATCGACTGGGATCCCGAACAGTCGCGACTGAGTGAACTGGCCAAGGCGGCCATGATCACCAACCTGCTCACCGAGGACAACCTGCCCTCCTACCACCGGGAGATCGCGGAGAACTTCTCGCAGGACGGTGCCTGGGGCACCTGGGTCGGCCGCTGGACCGCCGAGGAGAACCGCCACGGCATCGCGATGCGCGACTACCTGGTCGTCACTCGCGGCGTCGACCCGGTTGCCCTCGAGCAGGCCCGCATGATCCACATGACCAACGGGTTCGCCTCCCCCACCGAGCAGTTGGAAGCGACCGGCAGCGCCGGCTTCCTGCACTCCGTGGCGTACGTGACCTTCCAGGAGCTGGCCACCCGCGTCTCACACCGCAACACCGGCCGCGTCTGCGACGACCCGATCGCCGACCGCATGCTGCAGCGCATCGCCGCCGACGAGAACCTGCACATGATCTTCTACCGCAACCTGTGCAGCGCGGCCCTGGACCTCTCCCCGGACCAGGCCCTCGACGCGATCACCATGATCCTGGAGAACTTCCAGATGCCGGGCGCGGGCATGCCCAACTTCCGCCGCAACGGCGTGCTGATGGCCAAGCACGGCATCTACGACCTGCGTCAGCACCTCGAAGAGGTGGTGAACCCGGTGCTCAAGAAGTGGCGCATCTTCGAGCGCGACGACTTCACCGTGCGCGGCGAGGAGACCCGCGAGCGTCTGGGCCTCTTCCTGGAGCGGCTCGGCAAGGACGTCATCAAGTTCGAGGAGCAGCGCGACAAGATGCTGGCCCGCGAGGCCGCCAAGCGCGACAAGGACCTGGCCGCGGCCAACGCCTGA
- a CDS encoding MarR family winged helix-turn-helix transcriptional regulator: protein MLSDPARASAIYRRYLSALVLHAQAGARAVGLGATDLYALNILELNGAMTPGELSARTGLTTGPTTRLIDRLEQAGHVRRVPDAADRRKVLIEPIAQPGELERVLAPARRKVGEILLGYTPEQQEVLFDYFERAGIAFQEAVDEIE, encoded by the coding sequence ATGCTGTCGGACCCCGCGCGGGCCAGTGCGATCTATCGCCGCTACCTCAGTGCCCTGGTGCTGCACGCCCAGGCCGGGGCCCGGGCCGTCGGACTCGGCGCGACCGATCTGTACGCCCTCAACATCCTCGAGCTGAACGGCGCGATGACCCCCGGCGAGCTGTCCGCGCGCACCGGACTCACCACCGGCCCGACCACCCGCCTCATCGATCGTTTGGAGCAGGCGGGGCATGTCCGCCGCGTTCCCGACGCCGCCGATCGGCGCAAGGTGCTGATCGAGCCGATCGCGCAGCCCGGCGAGCTGGAACGGGTGCTCGCCCCCGCGCGCCGCAAGGTGGGTGAGATCCTGCTCGGCTACACCCCCGAACAGCAGGAAGTCCTGTTCGACTACTTCGAGCGCGCGGGCATCGCGTTCCAGGAGGCAGTCGACGAAATCGAGTGA
- a CDS encoding SgcJ/EcaC family oxidoreductase → MTTSTDLDAIRALLDRSAEAWNNGDGAAYGACFTADATDVTFAGTVYHGGDEIGRAHQALFDSFLKGTRMWGETLDIRRYGNDTAVVVSAGDVGKKQPKKLGKLATYTVVHDTDGEWRIAAIQKTQRKPLMEAISFLFQPGTRPAAG, encoded by the coding sequence ATGACCACCAGCACCGACCTCGACGCCATCCGCGCCCTCCTCGACCGCAGCGCCGAAGCCTGGAACAACGGCGACGGCGCCGCCTACGGCGCCTGCTTCACCGCCGACGCCACCGACGTGACCTTCGCCGGCACCGTCTACCACGGCGGCGACGAGATCGGCCGCGCCCACCAGGCGCTGTTCGACTCCTTCCTGAAGGGCACCCGGATGTGGGGCGAGACCCTCGACATCCGCCGCTACGGCAACGACACCGCCGTCGTCGTGTCCGCCGGGGACGTGGGCAAGAAGCAGCCCAAGAAGCTCGGCAAACTGGCCACCTACACGGTCGTGCACGACACCGACGGGGAGTGGCGGATCGCCGCCATTCAGAAGACCCAGCGCAAGCCGCTGATGGAGGCCATCAGCTTCCTGTTCCAGCCCGGCACCCGGCCCGCCGCCGGCTGA
- a CDS encoding alpha/beta fold hydrolase, with product MSLDTRVRTTNVVLLHGQPGDRSDWDAVTALLPGSIQALALDRPGYGDNPEPAGTIEDNARWLLDRLDREGIDSTVLAGHSYGGAIALAAATLAPRRVRGLVLVASVGPGCLTRWDELLAAPVAGAALAVTAWSVLPWLARKSLDHSHSRTGTPNTLHLLGGIRHRHGAVWRSFLSEQRELFDGLDRWTERLSDIPIPALILADPADKVVPISTSHALCEQLPCARIELVNGGGHHLPRRLPGAVAARIGEFVDSLE from the coding sequence ATGAGCCTCGACACCCGGGTCCGCACCACGAATGTGGTGCTGCTGCACGGGCAGCCGGGCGATCGATCCGACTGGGACGCGGTGACCGCACTACTGCCCGGATCGATCCAGGCGCTCGCCCTCGACCGGCCCGGCTACGGCGACAATCCGGAACCGGCCGGAACCATCGAGGACAACGCCCGCTGGCTGCTCGACCGGCTGGACCGCGAAGGCATCGACAGCACCGTGCTGGCCGGGCATTCGTACGGCGGCGCGATAGCGCTCGCGGCCGCGACACTGGCGCCGCGACGGGTCCGCGGACTGGTCCTCGTCGCGAGCGTGGGACCCGGCTGCCTGACCCGCTGGGACGAACTGCTCGCCGCACCGGTCGCCGGCGCCGCCCTCGCGGTGACCGCGTGGTCGGTGCTGCCGTGGCTGGCGCGAAAGAGCCTCGACCACAGCCACTCCCGCACCGGCACACCGAACACCCTCCACCTGCTCGGCGGCATCCGCCACCGGCACGGCGCGGTGTGGCGCAGCTTTCTGTCCGAACAACGCGAACTGTTCGACGGACTCGACCGGTGGACCGAGCGGCTCTCCGACATCCCGATCCCGGCCTTGATCCTCGCCGACCCGGCCGATAAGGTCGTGCCGATCTCCACCTCCCACGCGCTCTGCGAGCAGTTGCCCTGCGCCCGAATCGAACTGGTCAACGGGGGTGGTCACCATCTGCCACGACGACTGCCCGGCGCCGTGGCCGCCCGGATAGGCGAATTCGTCGACTCGTTGGAGTGA
- the dusB gene encoding tRNA dihydrouridine synthase DusB: MTASLEAPKTELRIGPYPLDPPVVLAPMAGITNVAFRTLCREFGSATSLYVCEMITARAIVERNEKTLNMMAFGPDESPRSMQLYGVDPKTLGEAVRIVVGEGWADHIDMNLGCPVRKVTRLGGGSALPYKRRLFREIVREMVAAAGDVPVTFKFRIGIDDDHLTYLDTGRIAEEEGAAAVSLHARTAAQLYSGQADWTAIARLKETVTTIPVLGNGDIFSADDALRMMAETGCDGVVVGRGCLGRPWLFGELSAALRGEPIPAGPTLGKVGEILYRHAALLVEHDGEDKAMRDIRKHMAWYLMGFPVGSALRRQFATVTSLTQIGDLVGQLDPDVPFPEDALGPRGRQGSPQTKVALPDGWLDDPEDATVPTAADVMHSGG, encoded by the coding sequence GTGACTGCCTCGCTCGAAGCCCCCAAGACCGAGCTGCGGATCGGGCCCTACCCGCTCGATCCGCCGGTCGTGCTGGCCCCGATGGCGGGCATCACCAATGTCGCCTTCCGCACCCTGTGCCGCGAATTCGGCAGCGCCACATCGCTGTACGTGTGCGAGATGATCACCGCGCGGGCCATCGTGGAACGCAACGAGAAGACCCTCAACATGATGGCCTTCGGACCCGACGAGTCCCCGCGCTCCATGCAGCTCTACGGCGTCGACCCCAAGACCCTCGGCGAAGCCGTGCGCATCGTCGTCGGCGAGGGCTGGGCCGACCACATCGACATGAACCTGGGCTGCCCGGTCCGCAAGGTCACCCGCCTCGGCGGCGGCTCCGCCCTCCCCTACAAGCGGCGGCTGTTCCGCGAGATCGTGCGCGAAATGGTCGCGGCCGCAGGCGATGTGCCGGTCACCTTCAAATTCCGGATCGGCATCGACGACGACCACCTCACCTACCTCGACACCGGCCGGATCGCCGAAGAGGAAGGCGCGGCGGCGGTTTCACTGCACGCCCGCACCGCCGCCCAGCTCTACTCCGGGCAGGCCGACTGGACCGCCATCGCGCGGCTCAAGGAAACCGTCACCACCATCCCGGTGCTCGGCAACGGCGACATCTTCAGCGCCGACGACGCCCTGCGCATGATGGCCGAAACCGGCTGCGACGGCGTCGTGGTGGGCCGCGGCTGCCTCGGCCGCCCGTGGCTGTTCGGCGAACTCAGCGCCGCCCTGCGCGGCGAACCGATCCCGGCGGGACCCACCCTCGGCAAGGTCGGCGAAATCCTCTACCGGCACGCCGCGCTGCTCGTCGAACACGACGGCGAGGACAAGGCCATGCGCGACATCCGCAAGCACATGGCCTGGTACCTGATGGGCTTCCCGGTCGGCTCCGCGCTGCGCCGGCAGTTCGCCACCGTCACCAGCCTCACCCAGATCGGCGACCTGGTCGGGCAGCTCGATCCCGACGTGCCGTTCCCCGAGGACGCGCTCGGCCCGCGCGGCCGCCAGGGCTCCCCGCAGACCAAGGTCGCCCTGCCCGACGGCTGGCTCGACGATCCCGAGGACGCCACCGTGCCCACGGCCGCCGACGTCATGCACAGCGGCGGCTAG
- a CDS encoding LCP family protein, translated as MGDDRYGRTPRPGGRAPWERYSEDADDPARAGRRSRHTDDAESAAAPISVQDLVERVDSERLSRRRPRPESGDPATGSTAERSTAGPVTQAPAPNAAPAAGSRPAGTQPAPATPPQPESNAGSQRTPRDDSHLRRVAAPGNNRKVRRADPTADLVTDELPPITEAIPAPTVAGRTRALFSRPVASPADYPTTALPASVGSAGAGWASSPRRHRNRRLYLALRGTLATFAVLALLVTAGGWSYLRAKDNNFQQVVALDPNSADVVDADGQTGDENFLIVGTDTRAGTNSTLGAGSVDDAEGARSDTVMLVNIPANRSRVVAVSFPRDLDVSRPICEGWDNDKAAYTGQKFPAADGDKLNATYALGGPKCLTKVITKLSGLKINHFVGIDFAGFESMVDVVGGVEVCTTKPLVDEVLGTVLTTPGKQTVNGSTALDYVRARHVYGEERSDYDRINRQQRFLSSLLRSALSSKVLFDPGKLNGFIDAFAKHSFMDSVTTKDLLTLGRSMQKMQAGAITFLTVPTAGTTSYGNEIPRESDIKAIFRAVIDDQPLPGEKKTEAPATTTSPPAAKPKPAAVEPSTVSVQVSNGSGQGGLAGSTATKLAAQGFRIYSTGNYSDGVSAKTMVRYSSGHEADAGTVASAIPGAILEPASGLGSIVEVVVGSDFAGAVKTPTGFGQALPDTPSDTGGPSAAPVTLPSDLEHVNAADDLCK; from the coding sequence GTGGGTGACGATCGGTACGGGCGTACGCCACGGCCCGGAGGTCGCGCACCTTGGGAGCGCTACTCCGAGGACGCGGACGACCCGGCGCGCGCCGGCCGCCGCTCCCGGCACACCGACGACGCCGAGTCCGCCGCCGCCCCGATCTCCGTGCAGGACCTCGTCGAGCGGGTGGACAGCGAGCGGCTCTCCCGCCGCCGGCCCCGCCCCGAATCCGGCGACCCGGCCACCGGCAGCACCGCCGAGCGCTCGACAGCCGGACCGGTCACGCAGGCCCCGGCCCCGAACGCCGCACCCGCCGCCGGATCCCGGCCCGCCGGAACCCAGCCGGCCCCGGCCACGCCACCCCAGCCGGAATCGAACGCCGGCTCCCAGCGGACCCCCCGCGACGACAGTCACCTCCGACGCGTGGCCGCGCCCGGCAACAATCGGAAGGTGCGGCGCGCCGACCCGACGGCCGATCTCGTCACCGACGAACTGCCCCCGATCACCGAGGCCATCCCCGCGCCGACCGTCGCCGGCCGCACCCGCGCCCTGTTCAGCCGCCCGGTCGCCTCACCCGCCGACTACCCGACCACCGCGCTCCCGGCCTCCGTGGGATCCGCAGGGGCCGGCTGGGCTTCGAGTCCGCGCCGGCACCGCAACCGGCGGCTGTACCTGGCCCTGCGCGGCACCCTGGCCACGTTCGCGGTGCTCGCGCTGCTGGTGACCGCCGGTGGCTGGAGCTATCTGCGCGCCAAGGACAACAACTTCCAGCAGGTCGTCGCGCTCGACCCCAACAGCGCCGATGTGGTCGACGCCGACGGGCAGACCGGTGACGAGAACTTCCTGATCGTCGGCACCGACACCCGGGCCGGCACCAACAGCACGCTCGGCGCGGGCAGCGTGGACGACGCCGAGGGCGCGCGCTCCGACACCGTCATGCTGGTCAACATCCCGGCCAACCGGTCCCGCGTGGTCGCCGTGTCCTTCCCCCGCGACCTGGACGTGTCCCGTCCGATCTGCGAGGGCTGGGACAACGACAAGGCCGCCTACACCGGCCAGAAGTTCCCGGCCGCGGACGGCGACAAGCTCAATGCCACCTACGCGCTGGGCGGGCCGAAATGCCTGACCAAGGTGATCACCAAACTTTCGGGCTTGAAGATCAACCACTTCGTCGGCATCGACTTCGCCGGGTTCGAGTCCATGGTCGACGTGGTCGGCGGCGTCGAGGTGTGCACCACCAAGCCGCTGGTCGACGAGGTCCTCGGCACCGTGCTCACCACCCCGGGCAAGCAGACGGTGAACGGTTCCACCGCACTGGACTACGTGCGCGCCCGCCACGTCTACGGCGAGGAGCGCAGCGACTACGACCGCATCAACCGGCAGCAACGGTTCCTGTCCTCGCTGCTGCGCAGCGCGCTGTCGAGCAAGGTGCTGTTCGACCCGGGCAAGCTCAACGGGTTCATCGACGCCTTCGCCAAGCACTCCTTCATGGACAGCGTCACCACGAAAGACCTGCTGACCCTGGGTCGTTCGATGCAGAAGATGCAGGCCGGTGCCATCACCTTCCTGACCGTCCCGACCGCGGGCACCACCTCCTACGGCAACGAGATTCCGCGGGAGTCGGATATCAAGGCCATCTTCCGCGCCGTCATCGACGATCAGCCGCTGCCCGGTGAGAAGAAAACCGAGGCCCCCGCGACCACCACCAGCCCACCCGCGGCCAAACCCAAACCGGCGGCGGTCGAGCCGAGCACCGTCTCGGTGCAGGTGTCGAACGGGTCGGGTCAGGGCGGCCTGGCGGGCAGCACCGCGACCAAGCTGGCCGCGCAGGGCTTCCGGATCTACAGCACCGGCAATTACTCCGACGGCGTCTCCGCCAAGACCATGGTCCGCTACTCCAGCGGCCACGAGGCCGACGCCGGGACGGTGGCCAGCGCCATTCCCGGCGCGATCCTGGAACCGGCGAGCGGGCTGGGCAGCATTGTCGAGGTCGTGGTGGGTTCCGATTTCGCGGGCGCCGTCAAAACGCCGACCGGCTTCGGGCAGGCCCTGCCGGACACGCCGAGCGATACCGGCGGTCCCAGTGCGGCTCCGGTCACACTTCCCTCCGATCTCGAGCACGTGAACGCGGCCGACGACCTATGTAAGTAG
- the phoU gene encoding phosphate signaling complex protein PhoU — MRVIYNEQMAELADLLGGMAGLAGSAMERATQSLLTADLELAEQVISEYDRIAEMIQLAEEKAFALLALQAPVAGDLRQVVSAIQIVSDVNRMGVLSLHVAKMTRRRFPAHAVPEAVNSYFAEMGRVAVKMGATAKEVLETRDPERAAKLTDDDEAMDDLRKHLFTLIMDRDWQFGVAAAVDVALLGRYYERFADHAVEIGRRVVFLVTGVLPPDPDSEKESI, encoded by the coding sequence ATGCGTGTCATCTACAACGAACAAATGGCCGAGCTCGCCGATCTGCTCGGCGGCATGGCCGGGCTCGCCGGATCGGCGATGGAGCGGGCCACCCAGTCCCTGCTCACCGCCGATCTCGAGCTCGCGGAGCAGGTGATCAGCGAGTACGACCGTATTGCCGAGATGATCCAGCTGGCCGAGGAGAAGGCGTTCGCGCTGCTCGCCCTGCAGGCCCCGGTCGCCGGAGATTTGCGGCAGGTCGTCAGCGCCATCCAGATCGTCTCCGATGTGAACCGGATGGGCGTGCTGTCGCTGCACGTGGCCAAGATGACCCGGCGCCGCTTCCCGGCCCACGCCGTGCCCGAGGCCGTCAACAGCTACTTCGCCGAGATGGGCCGCGTCGCGGTCAAGATGGGCGCCACCGCCAAGGAGGTGCTGGAGACCCGCGATCCCGAGCGGGCCGCCAAGCTCACCGACGACGACGAGGCGATGGACGACCTGCGCAAGCACCTGTTCACGCTGATCATGGACCGCGACTGGCAGTTCGGTGTCGCCGCGGCCGTGGACGTGGCGCTGCTGGGCCGCTACTACGAGCGCTTCGCCGACCACGCCGTGGAGATCGGCCGCCGCGTCGTCTTCCTGGTCACCGGCGTGCTGCCGCCGGACCCGGATTCGGAGAAGGAAAGCATCTAA
- a CDS encoding MFS transporter, with protein sequence MTVSTASLESGPAAAGLPQRAKWAALIAICLAELLVVLDNTLVNVALPSMAVQLRADMSGLQWIVDAFTLAFSGLLLAMGHLGDRYGRRLFMIIGLSGVAVMSAAGALSSGLGQVIAARAGMGVFAAVVFPATLALLTNIFTGARERAAAIALWTAMAGIAIAIGPTVGGWLLEYYSWHSVFWINVPVALVAIIAVLVTVPESRAPHVDRLDRIGILLSLAGVTALVWSIIEAPKHGWLATESLAGYLLSAALLAAFVAWELRVPAPVLNMRLFRNRRFALPSLAITVSYFAAFGFLFLITQYFQGVKELSPLEFGIHSLPFAVAVGFGAPIATLLAQRLGTTAMVVSGLLTLAVAMYIAGRTTVETPYLGPVVVSMILMGLGFAIVQGPATESIMGAVPLAEAGAGSAVNDTTREVGGALGVAVLGSVMTSVYANHIGNRIAGIPGQIMNSQQKELASNTPISVLEIVKAPVNPMFAPAKADLIHAMKVAAMQGSETASYIAVGTLVGCAIIVALALPWRPERGRSVLLGWRESDSGTAESDH encoded by the coding sequence ATGACCGTCTCAACGGCGAGCTTGGAATCCGGACCAGCCGCGGCGGGATTGCCGCAACGAGCCAAATGGGCGGCCCTGATCGCCATCTGCCTCGCGGAACTGCTGGTGGTCCTGGACAACACACTGGTCAATGTGGCCCTGCCGTCCATGGCCGTACAGCTGCGCGCCGACATGAGCGGCCTGCAATGGATCGTCGACGCGTTCACCCTGGCCTTCTCCGGCCTGCTGCTCGCCATGGGACACCTCGGCGACCGGTACGGGCGACGCCTGTTCATGATCATCGGCCTGAGCGGCGTGGCCGTCATGTCCGCGGCCGGCGCGCTGTCCTCCGGACTCGGCCAGGTCATCGCCGCCCGCGCGGGCATGGGCGTCTTCGCGGCCGTGGTCTTCCCGGCCACCCTGGCGCTGCTCACCAATATCTTCACCGGAGCCCGCGAGCGCGCGGCCGCCATCGCGCTGTGGACCGCCATGGCCGGTATCGCGATCGCCATCGGACCGACCGTCGGCGGCTGGCTGCTCGAGTACTACTCCTGGCACTCGGTGTTCTGGATCAATGTCCCGGTGGCGCTGGTGGCCATCATCGCGGTCCTGGTCACCGTGCCGGAATCCCGTGCACCGCACGTGGATCGGCTCGACCGGATCGGCATCCTGCTGTCCCTGGCCGGCGTGACCGCGCTGGTGTGGTCCATCATCGAGGCCCCCAAGCACGGCTGGCTCGCCACCGAAAGCCTGGCGGGCTACCTGCTCTCGGCCGCGCTGCTGGCCGCGTTCGTGGCCTGGGAACTGCGGGTGCCCGCGCCGGTGCTGAACATGCGACTGTTCCGCAACCGCCGCTTCGCGCTGCCCTCGCTGGCCATCACGGTGTCCTACTTCGCGGCGTTCGGATTCCTGTTCCTGATCACCCAGTACTTCCAGGGCGTGAAGGAACTGTCGCCGCTCGAATTCGGCATCCACTCACTGCCGTTCGCGGTGGCGGTCGGATTCGGCGCGCCCATCGCGACCCTGCTGGCGCAGCGGCTGGGCACCACGGCCATGGTGGTGTCCGGACTGCTGACCCTGGCCGTGGCCATGTACATCGCGGGCCGCACCACGGTCGAAACCCCTTATCTGGGACCGGTTGTGGTGTCCATGATCCTGATGGGCCTGGGATTCGCCATCGTTCAGGGTCCGGCGACCGAATCCATCATGGGCGCGGTGCCTTTGGCGGAAGCGGGCGCGGGTTCGGCGGTCAACGACACCACGCGCGAGGTGGGCGGCGCGCTCGGGGTGGCGGTGCTGGGCTCGGTGATGACATCGGTCTACGCGAACCACATCGGCAACCGGATCGCCGGGATCCCGGGCCAGATCATGAACTCGCAGCAGAAGGAACTGGCGAGCAATACGCCGATCAGCGTGCTCGAGATCGTCAAGGCGCCGGTGAATCCGATGTTCGCGCCGGCGAAGGCGGACCTGATCCACGCCATGAAGGTGGCGGCCATGCAGGGCTCGGAGACGGCCTCCTACATCGCGGTCGGCACGCTGGTGGGGTGCGCGATCATCGTCGCGCTGGCGCTGCCGTGGCGGCCGGAGCGGGGCCGTTCGGTACTGCTGGGCTGGCGTGAGAGTGATTCCGGGACAGCGGAATCGGACCACTGA
- the pstB gene encoding phosphate ABC transporter ATP-binding protein PstB, whose protein sequence is MAKRIDVKDLNIYYGKFHAVANVGLTVLPRSVTAFIGPSGCGKSTVLRALNRMHEVTPEARVEGAVLLDGEDIYGAQVDPVGVRRTIGMVFQRPNPFPTMSIRDNVVAGLKLQGVRNKGQLDEVAEQSLRGANLWNEVKDRLDKPGGGLSGGQQQRLCIARAIAVSPDVLLMDEPCSALDPISTLAIEDLITELKKEFTIVIVTHNMQQAARVSDQTAFFNLEAQGKPGKLIEIDETEKIFSNPSQKQTEDYISGRFG, encoded by the coding sequence ATGGCCAAGCGAATTGACGTCAAAGACCTCAATATCTACTACGGCAAGTTCCACGCGGTCGCCAATGTCGGGCTGACGGTGCTGCCGCGCAGCGTGACCGCGTTCATCGGTCCGTCCGGTTGCGGCAAGTCGACCGTGCTGCGCGCCCTGAACCGCATGCACGAGGTGACCCCGGAGGCCCGCGTCGAGGGCGCGGTGCTGCTCGACGGCGAGGACATCTACGGCGCCCAGGTCGATCCGGTCGGTGTGCGCCGCACCATCGGCATGGTGTTCCAGCGGCCGAACCCGTTCCCCACCATGTCGATTCGCGACAATGTGGTGGCCGGGCTGAAGCTGCAGGGTGTGCGCAACAAGGGTCAGCTCGACGAGGTGGCCGAGCAGTCGCTGCGCGGCGCCAACCTCTGGAACGAGGTCAAGGACCGCCTCGACAAGCCGGGCGGCGGCCTCTCCGGTGGTCAGCAGCAGCGTCTGTGCATCGCCCGCGCCATCGCGGTGTCGCCGGACGTGCTGCTCATGGACGAGCCGTGTTCGGCGCTGGACCCCATCTCCACGCTCGCGATCGAGGATCTGATCACCGAGCTGAAGAAGGAGTTCACCATCGTCATCGTCACCCACAACATGCAGCAGGCCGCGCGTGTGAGTGACCAGACCGCCTTCTTCAACCTGGAGGCGCAGGGCAAGCCCGGCAAGCTGATCGAGATCGACGAGACCGAGAAGATCTTCTCGAACCCGTCGCAGAAGCAGACCGAGGACTACATCTCGGGTCGTTTCGGCTAA
- the pstA gene encoding phosphate ABC transporter permease PstA, whose product MTTTLDKPIKAPTFRHVSPARRLKNNIATGLVWLCFGLALVPLLWVLFVVLQKGGAIVASLDWWTKSQNGVLPEQRTGGVYHAIYGTIVQSGMAAVIAVPLGIMAAVYLVEYGRGWLAKTTTFMVDILAGVPSIVAALFIFALWIATFGNPQSAFAVSLALVLLMLPVVVRSTEEMLKLVPDELREASYALGIPKWKTIVRIVIPTALPGMISGMLLAVARVMGETAPVLVLVGYSKAINMDVFNGNMASLPLLMYQELSNPEPAGRERIWGAALTLILIIALLYVAAAAVKKLLTRNR is encoded by the coding sequence ATGACCACCACACTGGACAAGCCGATCAAGGCGCCGACCTTCCGGCACGTCAGCCCGGCTCGCCGGCTCAAGAACAACATCGCCACCGGCCTGGTGTGGCTGTGCTTCGGCCTCGCGCTGGTGCCGCTGCTGTGGGTGCTGTTCGTGGTGCTCCAGAAGGGCGGGGCCATCGTCGCCTCGCTGGACTGGTGGACCAAGTCGCAGAACGGCGTGCTGCCCGAACAGCGCACCGGCGGTGTCTATCACGCGATCTACGGCACCATCGTGCAGTCCGGCATGGCCGCGGTGATCGCGGTGCCGCTGGGCATCATGGCCGCGGTGTACCTGGTCGAGTACGGCCGGGGCTGGCTGGCCAAGACCACCACCTTCATGGTCGACATCCTCGCGGGTGTGCCCTCGATCGTGGCGGCGCTGTTCATCTTCGCGCTGTGGATCGCCACCTTCGGTAACCCGCAGAGCGCCTTCGCGGTGTCGCTGGCCCTGGTGCTGCTGATGCTGCCGGTGGTGGTGCGCAGCACCGAGGAGATGCTCAAGCTGGTGCCCGACGAATTGCGGGAAGCCTCTTACGCACTCGGTATCCCGAAGTGGAAAACCATTGTGCGGATCGTGATTCCGACCGCCCTGCCGGGCATGATCTCCGGCATGCTGCTGGCCGTCGCCCGTGTCATGGGTGAGACCGCGCCGGTGCTGGTGCTGGTGGGATACTCGAAGGCCATCAACATGGATGTCTTCAACGGCAATATGGCCTCGCTTCCGCTGCTGATGTACCAGGAGCTGTCGAACCCCGAGCCCGCCGGCCGCGAGCGTATCTGGGGTGCCGCGCTGACCCTGATCCTGATCATCGCGCTGTTGTACGTCGCCGCCGCGGCGGTCAAGAAGCTGCTGACGCGGAACCGATAG